In Duganella zoogloeoides, a single genomic region encodes these proteins:
- a CDS encoding glycoside hydrolase family 6 protein: MTMKHPQHAKRPHLATLAKRLLPSLSLLACTGAAAALPPLYVDPQSTAAIWAGNHPSDGRVTDIRNRIANQPGARWFGGWSGEIGAAVGHFVGTAWYYGRTPVLVAYNIPARDCGQYSAGGAGSLQAYRDWIRAFATAVGSRPAIVVLEPDALPQLDCLDAAGKSARLELLRYAVAQFAALAPGAYLYLDIGNSAWLTPAEAATRLVNAGVAGARGFALNVSNYRTDAESNPYGVAVANALRQRGLEKTFVVDTSRNGNGPNGTQWCDPAGRKLGVSPRVNPAGSTPEMVLWIKSPGESDGCAAPAGTFSPDLAYKMIYGY; encoded by the coding sequence ATGACGATGAAACACCCGCAACATGCAAAACGGCCGCACCTGGCCACCCTGGCGAAACGGCTGCTGCCGTCGCTGTCGCTGCTCGCTTGCACGGGGGCTGCCGCTGCGCTGCCGCCACTGTACGTCGATCCGCAATCGACCGCTGCCATCTGGGCCGGCAACCACCCCAGCGACGGGCGCGTAACCGATATCCGCAATCGCATCGCCAACCAGCCTGGCGCACGCTGGTTCGGTGGCTGGAGCGGCGAGATCGGTGCCGCCGTCGGCCATTTCGTCGGCACCGCGTGGTACTACGGGCGCACCCCGGTGCTGGTGGCGTACAACATCCCGGCGCGCGACTGCGGCCAGTACAGCGCAGGTGGCGCCGGCTCGCTGCAGGCTTACCGCGACTGGATCCGCGCGTTTGCCACTGCCGTCGGCAGTCGGCCGGCCATCGTCGTGCTCGAGCCCGACGCCTTGCCGCAACTGGACTGCCTGGACGCAGCCGGCAAAAGCGCACGGCTGGAACTGCTGCGCTACGCAGTGGCGCAATTTGCCGCGCTGGCGCCCGGCGCTTACCTGTATCTCGACATCGGCAACAGTGCCTGGCTGACCCCGGCGGAAGCGGCCACGCGGCTGGTCAATGCGGGCGTGGCCGGTGCGCGTGGCTTTGCGCTCAACGTCTCGAACTACCGTACCGATGCCGAGAGCAATCCGTATGGCGTGGCGGTGGCCAACGCCTTGCGCCAGCGTGGCCTGGAAAAAACCTTCGTGGTCGATACCAGCCGCAATGGTAATGGACCGAACGGCACCCAGTGGTGCGATCCGGCTGGCCGCAAGCTGGGCGTTTCGCCGCGCGTCAATCCGGCCGGCAGTACGCCGGAAATGGTCTTGTGGATCAAGTCGCCCGGAGAGTCGGACGGCTGCGCGGCGCCGGCTGGAACGTTCTCGCCGGACTTGGCCTACAAGATGATCTACGGTTACTAA
- a CDS encoding sugar MFS transporter codes for MAIIQPVQTRPEPSEPPGAHKGLPPQPTQGGALTMVTMLFFMWGLITALNDVLIPHLRAVYTLSYVQAMLVQSCFFGAYFLVSLPAGALVRRIGYQRGVVAGLATAGVGCLMFYPAAQAGFGLFLAALFVLASGITMLQVAANPYVTILGPAATASGRLTLTQGFNSLGTTVGPLVGAWLILSDGAADGAHAVQGPYLMLAFTLLALSMGFALARLPQVAATADDRTPLVLRQHPRLVFAVLAIFLYVGAEVAIGSFIVNFLTERHIAGLSVANAAHYVSLYWGGAMVGRFVGALVMRRVSAGKALAFSAALAVVLILVAVFGSGSVAMWAVLAVGLCNAIMFPTIFSMGLHQLGAGTGQAAGLLCMAIVGGAVVPVGQGVLADLVGVQASFLLPAACYLPILWFGIKYAGIYRQAAA; via the coding sequence GTGGCAATCATTCAACCGGTCCAGACCCGGCCCGAACCATCCGAACCGCCTGGCGCGCACAAAGGCCTGCCGCCGCAGCCCACCCAGGGCGGCGCACTGACCATGGTCACCATGCTGTTTTTCATGTGGGGCCTGATCACGGCGCTGAACGACGTGCTGATTCCGCACTTGCGCGCGGTGTACACCTTGAGCTATGTGCAGGCGATGCTGGTGCAGTCGTGCTTTTTCGGCGCGTACTTCCTGGTCTCGCTGCCGGCCGGCGCGCTGGTGCGGCGCATCGGCTACCAGCGCGGCGTGGTGGCCGGGCTGGCCACGGCCGGTGTCGGCTGCCTGATGTTTTATCCGGCCGCGCAAGCCGGCTTCGGTCTGTTCCTGGCCGCGCTGTTCGTGCTGGCCAGCGGCATCACCATGCTGCAAGTGGCGGCCAATCCTTACGTCACCATCCTCGGGCCGGCGGCCACTGCCTCCGGTCGGCTCACGCTGACCCAGGGTTTCAACTCGCTGGGTACCACGGTCGGCCCGCTGGTGGGCGCCTGGCTGATCCTGTCGGACGGCGCCGCCGACGGTGCGCACGCCGTGCAGGGACCGTACCTGATGCTGGCGTTCACGCTGCTGGCCCTGAGCATGGGCTTTGCGCTGGCCAGGCTGCCGCAAGTGGCGGCAACTGCCGACGACCGCACGCCGCTGGTGCTGCGCCAGCATCCGCGCCTGGTGTTCGCGGTGCTGGCGATCTTCCTGTACGTGGGCGCCGAAGTGGCAATCGGCAGCTTCATCGTCAATTTCCTGACCGAGCGCCATATCGCCGGCTTGAGCGTGGCAAACGCCGCCCATTACGTCAGCCTGTACTGGGGCGGGGCGATGGTGGGGCGCTTTGTCGGCGCGCTGGTGATGCGCCGCGTCAGCGCCGGCAAGGCGCTGGCGTTCAGCGCGGCCCTGGCCGTGGTGCTGATCCTGGTGGCCGTGTTCGGCAGCGGCAGCGTCGCCATGTGGGCCGTCCTGGCCGTGGGCCTGTGCAACGCCATCATGTTCCCCACCATCTTCAGCATGGGCTTGCACCAGCTGGGCGCCGGCACCGGCCAGGCCGCCGGCCTGCTGTGCATGGCCATCGTGGGCGGCGCCGTGGTGCCGGTGGGGCAGGGCGTGCTGGCCGACCTGGTGGGCGTGCAAGCGTCGTTCCTGCTGCCCGCCGCGTGCTATTTGCCGATCCTGTGGTTCGGCATCAAGTATGCCGGCATTTACCGCCAGGCTGCCGCATAA
- a CDS encoding glycoside hydrolase family 6 protein — MTHTLPGLALACLLAVATTATATELYADPQSSAAAWVRAHPDDPRAAAIGAHIASQPGARWFGGWSGDIGPAVDQYVAAAAAASRLPVLVAYNIPARDCGQHSAGGAGSMNGYRDWIRAFAGGIGSRAAVVVLEPDALPQLDCLDAAGKANRLQLFQYATGQLATLAPNAQVYIDIGNSDWLAPPEAARRLVDAGVAGAAGFALNVSNYRTDAESNPYGIAVADALRDKYRLTKSFVVDTSRNGAGPLGKEWCDPAGRRLGAAPRIHAAGSQPAMTLWIKSPGEADGCAAAAGTFVPDLAHKMIDGR, encoded by the coding sequence ATGACGCACACATTGCCTGGGCTGGCGCTGGCCTGCCTGCTGGCCGTTGCCACGACTGCCACCGCCACCGAACTCTATGCCGATCCACAGTCGAGCGCCGCCGCCTGGGTGCGCGCCCACCCGGACGACCCGCGCGCAGCCGCCATCGGCGCGCACATCGCCAGCCAGCCCGGCGCGCGCTGGTTCGGCGGCTGGAGCGGCGACATCGGCCCCGCCGTGGACCAGTACGTTGCGGCAGCGGCTGCTGCCAGCCGCCTGCCGGTGTTGGTGGCCTATAACATCCCCGCGCGCGATTGCGGCCAGCACAGCGCCGGCGGCGCCGGTTCCATGAATGGCTACCGCGACTGGATCCGCGCATTTGCCGGCGGCATCGGCAGCCGCGCCGCCGTGGTGGTGCTGGAACCGGATGCCTTGCCGCAGCTCGACTGCCTCGATGCGGCGGGCAAGGCGAACCGCTTGCAACTGTTCCAGTACGCCACCGGCCAGCTGGCAACGCTGGCGCCGAACGCCCAGGTGTATATCGACATCGGCAACAGCGACTGGCTGGCGCCGCCGGAAGCCGCCAGGCGGCTGGTGGACGCCGGCGTGGCCGGGGCGGCAGGGTTCGCGCTCAACGTCTCGAACTACCGCACCGATGCCGAGAGCAACCCGTACGGCATCGCCGTGGCCGATGCGCTGCGCGACAAGTACCGGCTGACAAAAAGCTTCGTGGTCGATACCAGCCGCAACGGCGCCGGCCCGCTCGGCAAGGAATGGTGCGACCCGGCCGGCCGCCGCCTCGGCGCTGCGCCGCGCATCCATGCCGCCGGCAGCCAGCCGGCCATGACATTGTGGATCAAGTCCCCGGGCGAAGCCGACGGTTGCGCCGCCGCCGCCGGCACCTTCGTGCCCGACCTCGCGCACAAGATGATCGACGGCCGCTAA
- a CDS encoding TonB-dependent receptor: protein MKHLNKTAMAIAVAHIGVMSGASAWAQTMPAEPQPAAPAETSVVVVSGQRAALQSAQKIKQNADEIVDSINADDIGKLPDRSVTEVLQRVVGVTIDRSMAGDPQHYAVEGSGVAIRGLNYVRSELNGRDSFSANGSRSLSFEDVPPELMAGVDVYKNPSAEQIEGAISGLVNLRTAMPFDYKGFRGAISGQMSYSTLREGKATPSTSLLLSDRWQTPFGEFGLLVDFAKSQSDTRTDNFQIEPYYPRDNLVPGKTVWVPKGVTWRTMEFERERKGQYAAAQWRPNRDLTASLTYFKSSYQNSWSEQAMLMSHATPYAIQVANGVYGANGALLSGTLSDPDNGGINLNPDRRVSARDSSTTDIALNVQWRVNQDWTIRNDFQRIRAKTSSLDSDVATGLRLQKQGLDLTGGLPTLTFDDADRAYIANPNNYYWGYTMEHLDRSTASNNVWKTDFQRNFDHAVLRDVRFGVRFTDRRSDTQNSNPSYNWQPITQPWMLGWNIPTLAYLGDPRFASEARVHQFNNFFNGSASVPAAVFPADSVARGYPTSYETLHSYHTVLCQEQAAIQGWGECEPWKRATFGTDPAETNNVSEKTKAFYTQLRFGFDDLKYPVDGNIGVRYVRTDMKAAGYTVLSPNTTVIPPGAAVVGVPIPDIRAFSSPGDFQNTYNNVLPSLNLRLKGNDGWQFRLALAKAISRPDFNKLQAYNSLSQVVNSSVDPVTGAVNVSNVSLTGEAAGNPMLRPTTSTQLDLTAEWYFKPGGSLTLALFNKRLKDIVVDQLVNVQLPDTAGTMHNFAVTSPVNGAKGRARGFELAYQQYYDSVPDWLKGIGVQASFTFVDSKRDLYNPVYSAYCSGNADGAVNLNLNINGCDTDGRVFGDLPLQGLSRRSGNLALMYDRGPVSARVAYNWRSRSLQAVNTYGARGTDGKDTNPASPTYGAENLAWGLPLWAEAYGQVDASIFYKITEKLSIGLEAQNLNDVQFRQTMDQHIGNMNHTWFKTGPRYTAQLHYTF, encoded by the coding sequence ATGAAACACCTGAACAAGACGGCCATGGCGATTGCCGTGGCGCACATTGGCGTGATGTCCGGCGCCAGCGCCTGGGCCCAGACCATGCCCGCCGAGCCGCAACCGGCCGCACCTGCCGAAACCAGCGTGGTAGTGGTGTCCGGCCAGCGCGCAGCCTTGCAGTCCGCGCAAAAAATCAAGCAGAACGCCGACGAGATCGTCGATTCCATCAATGCCGACGACATCGGCAAACTGCCGGACCGCTCCGTGACCGAGGTGCTGCAACGGGTGGTGGGCGTGACCATCGACCGCAGCATGGCAGGCGACCCGCAGCACTACGCGGTCGAGGGTTCCGGCGTCGCGATTCGCGGCCTGAACTACGTGCGCTCGGAACTGAACGGCCGCGATTCGTTTTCCGCCAACGGCTCGCGCTCGCTCAGCTTCGAGGACGTGCCGCCCGAACTGATGGCCGGCGTGGACGTGTACAAGAATCCGTCCGCCGAGCAGATCGAAGGCGCCATCAGCGGCCTGGTCAACCTGCGCACCGCCATGCCGTTCGATTACAAGGGCTTCCGCGGCGCGATCTCGGGCCAGATGTCGTACTCGACGCTGCGCGAGGGCAAGGCCACGCCATCGACCTCGCTGCTGCTGTCGGACCGCTGGCAGACGCCGTTCGGCGAATTCGGCCTGCTGGTGGACTTTGCCAAGTCGCAAAGCGACACCCGCACCGACAACTTCCAGATCGAACCGTACTATCCGCGCGACAACTTGGTGCCGGGCAAAACCGTTTGGGTGCCGAAGGGCGTGACCTGGCGCACCATGGAATTCGAACGCGAGCGCAAGGGCCAGTATGCCGCCGCCCAATGGCGCCCGAACCGCGACCTGACCGCTTCGCTCACGTATTTCAAGTCCAGCTACCAGAACAGCTGGAGCGAACAGGCCATGCTGATGTCGCACGCCACCCCGTACGCGATCCAGGTGGCCAATGGCGTGTATGGCGCCAACGGCGCCTTGCTGTCCGGCACCCTGTCCGATCCCGACAATGGCGGCATCAACCTGAACCCGGACCGCCGCGTGTCGGCCCGCGATTCGTCCACCACCGACATCGCCCTGAACGTGCAATGGCGCGTGAACCAGGACTGGACCATCCGCAACGACTTCCAGCGCATCCGCGCCAAGACCAGTTCGCTCGATTCCGACGTGGCCACCGGCTTGCGCCTGCAAAAGCAGGGCCTGGACCTGACCGGCGGCCTGCCGACGCTGACCTTCGACGACGCCGACCGCGCCTACATCGCCAACCCCAACAATTACTATTGGGGCTACACCATGGAGCACCTCGACCGCTCCACGGCCAGCAACAACGTGTGGAAGACCGACTTCCAGCGCAACTTCGACCACGCCGTGCTGCGCGACGTGCGGTTCGGCGTGCGTTTTACCGACCGCCGGTCGGACACGCAAAACTCCAACCCCAGCTACAACTGGCAGCCGATCACGCAGCCGTGGATGCTGGGCTGGAACATCCCCACGCTCGCTTACCTGGGCGATCCACGCTTTGCCAGCGAGGCGCGCGTGCACCAGTTCAATAACTTCTTCAACGGCAGCGCGTCGGTGCCGGCAGCGGTATTCCCGGCCGACTCGGTGGCGCGCGGCTACCCCACCAGCTACGAAACCCTGCACAGCTACCATACGGTGCTGTGCCAGGAGCAGGCCGCCATCCAGGGCTGGGGCGAGTGCGAACCGTGGAAGCGCGCCACGTTCGGTACCGATCCGGCTGAAACCAACAATGTGTCGGAAAAAACCAAGGCGTTCTACACCCAGCTGCGCTTCGGCTTCGACGACCTGAAGTACCCGGTGGACGGCAATATCGGCGTGCGTTATGTGAGGACTGACATGAAGGCCGCCGGCTACACGGTACTGTCGCCCAACACCACGGTGATTCCGCCCGGCGCGGCCGTGGTCGGCGTGCCGATTCCCGATATCCGCGCGTTCTCGAGTCCCGGCGACTTCCAGAACACCTACAACAACGTGCTGCCAAGCCTGAACCTGCGCCTGAAAGGCAACGACGGCTGGCAGTTCCGCCTGGCGCTGGCCAAGGCGATCTCGCGGCCGGACTTCAACAAGCTGCAGGCCTATAACTCGCTGTCGCAAGTGGTCAACAGCAGCGTCGATCCGGTGACCGGTGCGGTCAACGTCAGCAACGTCAGCCTCACCGGCGAGGCGGCAGGCAATCCGATGCTGCGGCCCACCACGTCCACCCAGCTGGACCTGACGGCGGAGTGGTACTTCAAGCCAGGCGGCTCGCTGACGCTGGCGCTGTTCAACAAGCGCCTGAAAGATATCGTGGTGGACCAGCTGGTCAACGTGCAGCTGCCCGACACGGCCGGCACCATGCACAACTTTGCCGTCACGTCGCCGGTCAACGGCGCCAAGGGCCGTGCGCGCGGCTTCGAACTGGCTTACCAGCAGTATTACGACAGTGTGCCGGACTGGCTCAAGGGCATCGGCGTGCAGGCCAGCTTCACCTTCGTGGACAGCAAGCGCGACCTGTACAACCCCGTGTATTCGGCGTATTGCAGCGGTAACGCCGACGGCGCGGTCAACCTGAACCTCAACATCAACGGCTGCGATACCGACGGCCGCGTGTTCGGCGACCTGCCGTTGCAGGGGCTGTCGCGCCGCAGCGGCAACCTGGCGCTGATGTACGACCGCGGCCCGGTTTCTGCACGGGTGGCCTACAACTGGCGTTCGCGCAGCCTGCAGGCCGTCAACACCTATGGCGCGCGCGGCACCGATGGCAAGGACACCAACCCGGCCAGCCCGACCTACGGCGCCGAGAACCTGGCCTGGGGCCTGCCGCTGTGGGCGGAAGCCTACGGCCAGGTCGATGCGTCGATCTTCTACAAGATCACCGAGAAGCTGTCGATCGGCCTGGAGGCGCAAAACCTCAACGATGTCCAGTTCCGCCAGACCATGGACCAGCATATCGGCAATATGAACCACACCTGGTTCAAGACCGGTCCGCGCTACACGGCGCAGCTGCACTACACGTTCTAG
- a CDS encoding beta-glucosidase, whose protein sequence is MRPLPLLMTLMFGTGHAAAATPAQLDTRARTAVAEMTLAEKIQTVFGYFSTDYKGTAKPEKGVPFSAGYLPGVPRLGIPDQQLTDAGTGVASQPNPAPRQRTALPAGIATAASWNPALSYAGGAMIGKEARLSGHNVMLAGGVNLQREPRAGRNFEYAGEDPLLAGVIAGEQIRGIQSNHLVATVKHFAYNDQETGRFKVDVRIDDAAGRMSDLLAFQIAIERGDPGSVMCSYNRVNGAYACENDYLLNQVLKRDWGYKGYVMSDWGAVHSTIPAALAGLDQQSGWPFDQSPYFNGALKEAVENGHVPPARLDDMAYRIVRAMMANGLTEHPVRVEPENIDYARHAEIAQAVAEEGIVLLKNRNGVLPLTGRQQTIAVIGGHADVGVLSGGGSSQVYPVGGSPVPNEGPAAFPGPIIYAPSSPLAALAARLQAKLVYHDGKDAAAAARLAATSDLAIVFATQWTAESIDQPDLSLPGRQDVLIAAVAAAGKSTVVVLETGSPVTMPWLANVDAVVQAWYPGSRGGDAIARVLTGEVDASGRLPATFPLSVAQLPRPVVDGVGLAEDARFATDYYIEGAAVGYKWFDKHGHKPLFAFGHGLSYTSFSYSAVKAQAQAGALMVSFKVTNTGQRAGKAVPQVYVSKKGSGWEAPKRLGGWDKLTLAAGAAGETRIEIDPRTLAVFDSARGRWKIAAGEYEVILAEAADAPVATVKVRLPAREFAAGAR, encoded by the coding sequence ATGCGGCCCCTGCCGCTGCTGATGACATTGATGTTCGGAACGGGCCATGCCGCGGCGGCCACCCCCGCCCAGCTCGACACCCGCGCCCGCACCGCTGTGGCGGAAATGACACTCGCCGAGAAGATCCAGACCGTTTTCGGTTACTTCTCGACCGATTACAAGGGCACGGCCAAGCCCGAGAAAGGCGTGCCCTTCAGCGCCGGCTACCTGCCCGGCGTGCCGCGCCTGGGCATCCCGGACCAGCAACTGACCGACGCCGGCACCGGCGTGGCCTCGCAGCCGAACCCCGCCCCGCGCCAGCGTACGGCCCTGCCGGCGGGCATTGCCACCGCCGCCAGCTGGAACCCGGCGCTCAGTTACGCGGGCGGCGCCATGATCGGCAAGGAAGCGCGCCTGTCGGGCCACAACGTCATGCTGGCCGGGGGCGTCAACTTGCAGCGCGAACCCCGCGCGGGCCGCAATTTCGAGTACGCGGGTGAAGATCCGCTCCTGGCGGGCGTCATCGCCGGCGAACAGATCCGGGGCATCCAGTCCAACCACCTGGTGGCCACCGTCAAGCACTTCGCCTACAACGACCAGGAAACCGGCCGCTTCAAGGTCGATGTCAGGATCGACGACGCAGCCGGCCGCATGTCGGACCTGCTGGCATTCCAGATCGCCATCGAACGGGGCGACCCCGGCTCGGTCATGTGCAGCTACAACCGCGTCAACGGCGCCTACGCGTGCGAAAACGACTACCTGCTGAACCAGGTTCTCAAGCGCGACTGGGGCTACAAGGGCTATGTGATGTCCGACTGGGGCGCGGTGCATTCGACCATACCAGCCGCGCTGGCTGGCCTGGACCAGCAGTCGGGCTGGCCGTTCGACCAGTCGCCGTACTTCAACGGCGCGCTCAAGGAGGCGGTGGAAAACGGCCACGTGCCGCCGGCGCGTCTCGACGACATGGCCTACCGCATCGTGCGCGCCATGATGGCCAATGGCCTGACGGAACACCCGGTGCGGGTGGAGCCCGAAAACATCGACTACGCGCGGCATGCCGAGATTGCGCAGGCGGTGGCCGAAGAAGGCATCGTGCTGCTGAAGAATCGCAACGGCGTATTGCCGCTGACCGGCCGGCAGCAGACGATTGCCGTGATCGGCGGCCATGCGGACGTGGGCGTGCTGTCGGGCGGCGGCTCGTCCCAGGTCTATCCGGTCGGCGGCTCGCCGGTGCCCAACGAGGGGCCTGCCGCCTTCCCCGGACCGATCATCTACGCGCCCTCCTCGCCGCTGGCGGCGCTGGCCGCGCGCCTGCAGGCAAAACTGGTCTATCACGACGGCAAGGACGCGGCGGCGGCTGCCAGGCTGGCGGCAACGAGCGACCTGGCCATTGTCTTCGCCACCCAGTGGACCGCCGAGAGCATCGACCAGCCCGACCTGTCGCTGCCTGGCAGGCAGGACGTTCTGATCGCCGCCGTGGCGGCCGCCGGCAAGTCCACCGTGGTGGTGCTGGAGACCGGATCGCCGGTGACCATGCCGTGGCTGGCCAACGTGGATGCCGTGGTGCAGGCCTGGTACCCGGGCAGCCGCGGTGGCGATGCGATCGCCCGCGTGCTGACCGGCGAGGTGGACGCGTCCGGGCGCCTGCCCGCGACGTTCCCGCTGTCGGTGGCGCAGTTGCCGCGTCCCGTGGTCGATGGCGTGGGTCTGGCGGAAGATGCGCGCTTTGCCACCGACTACTACATCGAAGGCGCAGCGGTGGGCTACAAGTGGTTCGACAAGCACGGCCACAAACCGCTGTTCGCCTTCGGCCACGGCTTGTCGTACACGTCGTTCAGCTATTCGGCGGTGAAGGCGCAGGCGCAGGCCGGCGCGTTAATGGTCTCGTTCAAGGTAACCAACACCGGCCAGCGTGCCGGCAAGGCCGTGCCGCAGGTATACGTAAGCAAGAAAGGATCGGGCTGGGAAGCGCCGAAGCGCCTGGGCGGCTGGGACAAGCTCACCCTGGCGGCGGGCGCTGCCGGCGAAACCCGCATCGAGATCGACCCGCGCACGCTGGCCGTGTTCGACTCGGCCAGGGGCCGCTGGAAAATCGCTGCCGGCGAGTACGAGGTGATCCTTGCCGAAGCGGCGGATGCGCCGGTGGCGACAGTCAAGGTCCGGCTGCCGGCCCGGGAGTTTGCCGCCGGCGCGCGCTGA
- a CDS encoding M28 family metallopeptidase — translation MQRLFAYAFAAVIGIAGIHAGASAAADPHLTPDTSAALERISEHSLRGHLSFIASDLLEGRGTPSRGQDLAAEYIAAQFRRAGLEAVGDDGYFQTANWAFAETNLKDFSFRIDSGKEQLDIPASELSFSLAQALALAPSAIVNIDASDAAALNAHSTATLAGKVVVINLPDFEAMPPEQARTAYGGWQFFNAQLAKLRPALVLLVDRAHPKGNAGGKGRLIDPENSGETVSPIPRITLHSVQAIRALDASRTGGRARVSVNVAAPVERAVKLRNVIGVLRGSDPELKNTYVMVTAHYDHLGIKDGVIHNGANDDGSGTVSVMEIASALSGMKQRPARSIVFMTVFGEELGLFGSRYYGRHPILPIRQTVANVNLEQVGRTDSSEGPQLNNASMTGFDFSDVGTVFRKAGKLTGIDVYKNEANSDLYFGLSDNQALADQGVPAHTLCVAFQYPDYHAPGDHWQKVDYANMAKVNRMVALGVLMIANDPVAPKWNTANPLTRPYVEAWKRQSSQ, via the coding sequence ATGCAGAGATTATTCGCTTACGCCTTCGCTGCCGTCATCGGCATCGCCGGTATCCATGCAGGCGCCAGCGCCGCCGCCGACCCGCACCTGACGCCCGACACCAGCGCCGCCCTCGAGCGCATTTCAGAGCATTCCCTGCGCGGCCACCTGTCGTTCATTGCCTCCGACCTGCTGGAGGGGCGCGGCACGCCGTCGCGCGGCCAGGACCTGGCGGCCGAATACATCGCCGCCCAGTTCCGCCGCGCGGGACTCGAAGCGGTTGGCGACGACGGTTATTTCCAGACCGCGAACTGGGCCTTCGCTGAAACGAACCTGAAGGATTTTTCGTTCAGGATCGATTCCGGTAAAGAGCAACTCGATATCCCTGCCAGCGAGCTCAGTTTCAGCCTCGCGCAGGCCCTGGCGCTGGCGCCGTCCGCTATCGTCAACATCGACGCCAGCGACGCCGCTGCGCTCAACGCACACAGCACCGCCACGCTGGCCGGCAAAGTCGTCGTCATCAATCTGCCGGACTTTGAAGCCATGCCGCCCGAGCAGGCCAGGACTGCCTACGGGGGCTGGCAGTTCTTTAACGCGCAACTGGCGAAGCTGCGGCCGGCGCTGGTGCTGCTGGTCGACCGCGCGCACCCGAAAGGCAATGCCGGCGGCAAAGGCCGCCTGATCGATCCCGAGAACAGCGGCGAGACCGTGTCCCCCATCCCGCGCATCACGCTTCATTCGGTACAGGCGATACGGGCGCTCGATGCGTCGCGCACGGGCGGCCGCGCGCGCGTCAGCGTCAACGTGGCGGCGCCGGTCGAACGTGCGGTCAAACTGCGCAACGTGATCGGCGTGCTGCGCGGCTCGGATCCGGAACTGAAAAATACCTATGTGATGGTAACGGCGCATTACGACCACCTCGGCATCAAGGACGGCGTGATACACAACGGCGCCAATGACGACGGCAGCGGCACCGTGTCGGTCATGGAAATTGCCAGCGCACTGTCTGGCATGAAGCAGCGGCCCGCGCGCAGCATCGTTTTCATGACGGTGTTCGGCGAAGAGCTTGGCCTGTTCGGTTCGCGCTACTATGGCCGCCATCCGATCCTGCCGATCAGGCAGACGGTGGCCAACGTCAACCTGGAGCAAGTGGGGCGCACCGACAGCTCGGAGGGCCCGCAACTGAACAACGCGTCGATGACGGGCTTCGATTTCTCCGATGTCGGCACGGTATTCCGGAAGGCCGGCAAGCTCACCGGCATCGACGTGTACAAGAATGAAGCCAACAGCGACTTGTATTTCGGGCTGAGCGACAACCAGGCTCTGGCCGACCAGGGCGTGCCCGCGCATACGCTGTGCGTGGCCTTTCAATACCCCGACTACCACGCGCCCGGCGACCATTGGCAAAAGGTCGACTATGCCAACATGGCCAAGGTCAACCGGATGGTGGCGCTGGGCGTGCTGATGATTGCAAATGACCCCGTCGCGCCTAAATGGAATACGGCCAATCCGTTGACCAGGCCGTATGTCGAGGCGTGGAAGCGGCAGTCGAGCCAGTAA
- a CDS encoding DUF4142 domain-containing protein: MKPAKLFIALSIAASLSAVAHAQTSVTAKNSVSAKTGSATTISKDDSARLIGIAQANMAEIETGKMALKKSSNADVKAFAQLMIDDHTKGLEETKKVAAAKQVTLPTEPDIAHQKLAAELDALSGARFDEAYAKRAGVAGHANVHASLKKDISAVEDPDVKALATKLEPTVAHHLAMAKKLASAVK, translated from the coding sequence ATGAAACCAGCAAAACTGTTTATCGCCTTATCGATTGCCGCCTCGCTCTCCGCTGTTGCGCACGCCCAAACCAGCGTCACCGCCAAGAACAGCGTCAGCGCCAAAACCGGCTCGGCAACCACCATCAGCAAGGACGACTCGGCACGGCTGATCGGTATCGCGCAGGCCAATATGGCAGAAATCGAGACGGGCAAAATGGCGCTGAAAAAAAGCAGTAACGCGGACGTGAAGGCCTTTGCCCAGCTGATGATCGACGATCATACCAAGGGCCTGGAAGAGACCAAAAAAGTCGCTGCCGCCAAGCAGGTGACCTTGCCGACCGAGCCTGATATCGCGCATCAAAAGCTGGCGGCCGAACTCGATGCGCTGTCCGGTGCCAGGTTTGACGAAGCCTATGCCAAGCGGGCCGGCGTGGCGGGCCATGCCAACGTTCACGCATCGCTGAAAAAAGATATTTCGGCCGTCGAAGACCCTGATGTCAAGGCGCTGGCCACCAAGCTCGAACCCACCGTGGCGCATCACCTCGCAATGGCCAAGAAGCTGGCCTCTGCGGTCAAATAA